One Gimesia aquarii DNA segment encodes these proteins:
- a CDS encoding carboxypeptidase-like regulatory domain-containing protein, translating into MHKSRLLSFTTLVVFLCYIVGCGSKETGPELTAVTGSVLLNEKPLANADLHFIPVESTPGVGGEARTKASGEFNVVYSRGGEGLPAGNYRVTVSYRLMPDGSPVPEGDTTPPIESPASETLPGIYSDYDKSQLKATVAPGKPVEIKLITKK; encoded by the coding sequence ATGCATAAGAGCAGGCTGTTGTCATTTACTACATTGGTAGTTTTTTTATGTTACATTGTTGGTTGTGGCTCCAAAGAAACAGGACCTGAGTTGACTGCTGTTACAGGCAGTGTTTTGTTGAATGAAAAGCCATTGGCGAATGCTGATCTCCACTTTATCCCTGTAGAAAGTACACCGGGAGTTGGTGGAGAAGCTCGTACAAAAGCGAGTGGCGAGTTCAATGTCGTTTATAGTCGCGGTGGTGAGGGCCTACCCGCTGGTAATTATCGAGTCACCGTGAGCTATCGATTGATGCCAGATGGGTCTCCTGTGCCTGAAGGCGATACCACACCACCTATCGAATCACCCGCTAGCGAAACGCTTCCTGGTATATATTCCGATTATGATAAATCGCAATTAAAGGCGACAGTTGCTCCCGGCAAGCCAGTTGAAATTAAATTGATTACTAAGAAATGA
- a CDS encoding DUF1559 domain-containing protein has translation MKLSPSRRLGFTLIELLVVIAIIAILIALLLPAVQQAREAARRASCKNKIKQIALALHNYHETHRVFPPGGINYGWCTPTAPSHTAGQTAHNKNGLSLLLPFLDQAPLYNQINQATANSAQDVGYCCSLPGRGVPVAGNPADNADEMTNLLDVFLCPSDDGTTHLGTGAPYGTSIAPGPAKTNYELSADRTINCNNWSGQALTARKIFGENSKAKISDIKDGSSNTVMVCETTRTIANGEPPAWGMRGWVTTGGDIDDGINVWDVPSGATKPTVGNLDNWGFVGSLHTGGAHFGFGDGAVRFISENTDLTLLRRLGTMSDGFVVEVP, from the coding sequence ATGAAATTAAGCCCCTCTCGACGACTCGGTTTTACATTAATTGAGTTATTGGTGGTGATTGCCATTATCGCAATCTTAATTGCGCTTTTGCTTCCTGCAGTACAACAAGCCCGCGAGGCTGCCCGACGCGCCAGCTGCAAGAATAAGATCAAACAGATTGCATTGGCGTTGCATAACTATCATGAAACACATCGTGTGTTTCCCCCGGGAGGGATTAATTATGGATGGTGTACTCCTACAGCGCCTTCTCATACGGCAGGCCAAACAGCCCATAATAAAAACGGATTGTCTTTACTACTTCCCTTTTTGGATCAGGCTCCGCTTTATAATCAAATTAATCAGGCTACAGCTAATAGTGCTCAGGATGTTGGTTACTGTTGTAGTCTTCCAGGAAGAGGAGTCCCTGTGGCGGGAAATCCGGCTGACAATGCAGACGAAATGACGAATCTCTTAGATGTTTTTCTTTGTCCATCAGACGATGGAACTACCCATTTAGGAACCGGGGCGCCTTATGGAACTTCAATTGCGCCAGGTCCTGCAAAGACAAATTATGAATTGAGTGCGGACCGAACAATTAATTGTAATAATTGGTCTGGACAGGCTCTCACTGCCAGGAAAATTTTTGGTGAAAATAGTAAGGCCAAAATCAGTGATATTAAAGATGGCAGTTCGAATACGGTTATGGTTTGTGAAACGACACGCACCATTGCGAACGGAGAACCACCTGCCTGGGGGATGCGAGGGTGGGTAACGACCGGGGGAGATATAGACGATGGAATTAATGTCTGGGATGTTCCCTCAGGGGCGACAAAGCCAACCGTGGGGAATTTGGATAACTGGGGATTTGTGGGGAGCTTGCATACTGGCGGGGCGCATTTTGGATTCGGTGATGGAGCTGTCCGATTTATCTCTGAAAATACAGATCTTACTTTATTGAGGCGTCTGGGAACGATGTCAGATGGTTTCGTGGTAGAAGTACCCTAA
- a CDS encoding putative sugar nucleotidyl transferase, with translation MRLAIFEDNSALQFTPISLLRPVFELLCGQYTSRQRLLKSIQVDEWGALIRPALVEVYAEYFPDARINDAIWLSEGRTLLINGRWLPANDEINQLSQVSCETVGIMGESVAYLLLEPEESTLLTTNAWDDAIKKIASTRKKIEVTGVELNYPWDLVNQNRRQIQADFSLNFSSDQYHGDAKNLTIVGQPDLVRLSSSAEIDPFVVLDTRKGPIVIDHDAKIQAFTRIEGPAYIGHGTQLFRANIKAGTTAGPHCRLGGEIEESILHGYVNKYHDGFLGHSYICPWVNLGAQTSNSDLKNDYSEVKVPLAGIPIETNAVKVGCYIGDHAKTGLNSLFNTGTSVGVMSMVLPVGDLLPKHIPSFSRFWLGRIDSQIDILTLFELADHTMKRRGLALSAAQRKLLASLLEDTIEERDGAIKWWDQKRSSRPALND, from the coding sequence ATGCGGCTTGCCATATTTGAAGATAATTCCGCTCTGCAATTCACTCCGATTTCTTTATTGAGACCGGTCTTTGAGTTGTTGTGTGGGCAGTACACTTCTCGACAGCGATTATTAAAATCGATTCAGGTTGACGAGTGGGGTGCCTTAATTCGCCCCGCTCTCGTTGAGGTCTATGCAGAGTACTTTCCTGATGCCCGAATCAATGATGCGATTTGGTTAAGCGAAGGTCGGACTCTGTTGATTAACGGTCGTTGGCTTCCTGCAAACGATGAAATCAACCAACTTTCTCAAGTCTCTTGTGAGACTGTTGGGATAATGGGAGAATCGGTTGCTTATTTACTTTTGGAACCTGAAGAGTCTACCCTGCTGACAACGAATGCCTGGGATGATGCGATCAAAAAGATTGCATCAACAAGAAAGAAGATTGAGGTCACGGGGGTTGAACTTAATTATCCTTGGGATCTAGTGAATCAGAATCGCCGCCAAATACAAGCTGATTTTTCATTGAACTTTTCGTCTGACCAGTATCATGGAGATGCGAAGAATCTAACAATCGTGGGGCAACCTGACTTAGTAAGGCTGTCATCCTCTGCAGAGATTGATCCTTTCGTGGTTCTTGATACACGTAAAGGGCCGATCGTGATTGATCACGATGCCAAAATCCAGGCATTTACCCGTATTGAAGGGCCTGCCTATATTGGGCATGGAACCCAACTCTTTCGGGCAAATATTAAAGCAGGAACAACAGCCGGCCCACACTGTCGACTTGGTGGAGAAATTGAAGAGTCAATCCTTCACGGATATGTAAACAAATACCACGATGGTTTTTTAGGACATTCTTATATTTGTCCCTGGGTTAATTTGGGGGCACAAACCAGTAATAGTGATCTCAAGAACGATTACTCGGAAGTCAAAGTTCCTTTAGCAGGAATTCCTATAGAAACGAATGCGGTTAAGGTAGGCTGTTATATTGGTGATCATGCTAAGACAGGATTGAACAGCCTATTTAATACAGGGACGTCAGTTGGTGTAATGTCGATGGTTCTTCCCGTTGGAGACTTACTACCTAAGCATATTCCCTCCTTTTCGCGATTTTGGTTAGGGAGAATCGATAGTCAAATTGACATATTGACGCTCTTCGAACTGGCAGATCATACAATGAAACGGAGAGGATTGGCTCTGAGTGCTGCTCAACGTAAACTTTTGGCCTCTCTGTTAGAAGACACGATAGAGGAGCGCGATGGAGCTATTAAGTGGTGGGACCAAAAAAGGTCTTCTCGCCCTGCCCTCAACGATTGA
- a CDS encoding CheR family methyltransferase, with amino-acid sequence MSPEDYKYITNFLLETTGLSLGENKEYLLEARLIPLAQSHGMNGIEDLVLSLRSRLDKNLEKDVMEAMTTNESSFFRDRRPFDELKNEILPNLIAERSATQKLRIWSSACSNGQEAYSIVMTLREHFPELADWNIQIVGTDLCSKALDRAETGVYSQFEVQRGLPVQLLMKYFEQNEQGWKIKTDPGISMQWKHLNLLEDFQHLGMFDIVFCRNVLIYFEPDVKKDILDRISNQMNSSGTLLLGAAETVLGVSDKYAKLSDCQSAIYSLAGRAVAN; translated from the coding sequence GTGTCTCCAGAAGATTATAAATATATTACAAATTTTTTATTGGAAACGACAGGACTTTCTCTTGGAGAAAATAAAGAGTACTTGTTGGAAGCACGCCTGATTCCTCTGGCTCAATCCCATGGAATGAACGGCATTGAAGATCTTGTACTCAGTTTGAGAAGTCGGTTAGATAAAAATCTGGAAAAAGACGTGATGGAAGCGATGACAACGAACGAGTCATCTTTCTTTCGTGATAGACGTCCTTTTGATGAACTCAAAAACGAGATATTGCCAAATCTAATCGCTGAGCGAAGTGCGACACAGAAATTAAGGATTTGGAGTTCTGCTTGTTCTAATGGTCAGGAAGCATACAGTATTGTTATGACTTTGCGGGAGCATTTTCCGGAATTGGCTGATTGGAATATTCAAATCGTCGGAACGGATTTGTGTTCAAAAGCGTTGGATCGAGCCGAAACGGGAGTGTATTCCCAATTCGAAGTTCAGCGGGGTTTACCAGTTCAGCTTTTGATGAAATATTTTGAACAAAATGAACAAGGCTGGAAGATCAAAACAGATCCTGGGATTAGTATGCAATGGAAGCATTTAAATCTTCTGGAAGATTTCCAGCATTTGGGAATGTTTGACATTGTATTTTGTCGAAACGTTTTAATCTATTTTGAGCCTGATGTGAAGAAGGATATTTTAGATCGTATCAGTAACCAGATGAATTCTTCAGGTACTTTGTTACTCGGAGCCGCAGAAACTGTGTTAGGAGTCTCGGATAAGTATGCCAAGCTGTCTGATTGTCAATCGGCAATCTACTCACTGGCAGGACGGGCTGTGGCAAACTAG
- a CDS encoding chemotaxis response regulator protein-glutamate methylesterase: protein MSQSVIKVLLVDDSAVIRGLMTQAVNSDRDIEVVGTAMHGQTALTWLGKNQADVIVLDVEMPVMDGIACLKQLKQDYPDIPVIMASALTREGAEVTLQALDLGAAGCIQKPVATNASEAIEQVARSLIPLIKALAGSNQTSQLRDISHSTKVAEQPIKTPMVLVIGSSTGGPNALKSVLSAIPASFSLPILIAQHMPPLFTKTLAEHIERETKRPTAEAVDGELIERGRIYIAPGDFHMVVDKQDDRMVIRLNQDAPEHFCRPSVNPLYASAAKWYGSSVLAVMLTGMGDDGIEGAQSISERQGYIIVQDEQSSVVWGMPGAIANAGIANQVLPLRNIAPELVRLCS, encoded by the coding sequence GTGAGCCAGTCGGTCATCAAAGTTCTTTTGGTCGACGATTCTGCTGTGATTCGAGGATTAATGACTCAAGCGGTTAATTCTGATCGTGATATTGAGGTTGTTGGTACTGCGATGCATGGGCAGACGGCACTCACCTGGCTTGGTAAAAACCAGGCTGATGTGATTGTTCTCGACGTGGAAATGCCTGTCATGGATGGGATTGCCTGTTTGAAACAACTCAAACAGGATTATCCAGATATTCCGGTCATTATGGCTAGTGCTCTGACACGTGAAGGAGCCGAAGTGACTTTGCAGGCACTTGATTTGGGAGCAGCAGGTTGTATTCAAAAACCTGTCGCGACTAATGCGTCAGAAGCAATTGAGCAAGTTGCACGATCTTTGATTCCGTTAATAAAAGCATTGGCTGGAAGTAATCAAACTTCACAGTTACGTGATATCAGCCATTCAACGAAAGTTGCTGAGCAACCCATAAAGACTCCTATGGTTTTGGTAATTGGGTCAAGTACAGGTGGACCTAATGCACTCAAATCGGTGTTGTCTGCTATACCAGCGAGTTTTTCCTTACCGATATTAATCGCGCAGCATATGCCACCTTTGTTTACAAAAACGCTGGCTGAGCATATTGAACGTGAAACAAAGCGACCTACAGCTGAAGCCGTAGATGGAGAATTAATAGAGAGAGGCCGTATCTACATCGCTCCTGGCGATTTTCATATGGTGGTTGATAAACAAGATGATCGAATGGTGATTCGTTTGAATCAAGATGCTCCCGAACATTTCTGCCGGCCTTCTGTTAACCCTTTGTATGCTTCGGCAGCAAAATGGTATGGCAGCTCCGTACTGGCAGTGATGTTGACAGGAATGGGAGATGATGGCATTGAAGGAGCGCAATCGATTAGTGAGCGTCAAGGTTATATTATCGTACAAGATGAACAGAGTAGTGTTGTTTGGGGAATGCCCGGTGCAATTGCTAATGCAGGAATTGCCAATCAGGTTTTACCACTCAGGAATATTGCTCCTGAACTCGTCCGACTTTGTTCTTAA
- a CDS encoding response regulator, with the protein MKTILLVDDSRAVRLVGRRMMGTLGLEVLEAEDGKQALEVARANPDLDAVLLDWNMPIMDGMEFLTALRADDRAKQPIVVMCTTENDMPQIVQAMQAGANEYIMKPFTEDIVRDKLEETGVL; encoded by the coding sequence ATGAAAACGATATTACTTGTTGATGATTCCAGGGCAGTCCGGCTTGTAGGACGCCGCATGATGGGGACTCTTGGACTCGAAGTGCTGGAAGCAGAAGATGGCAAGCAGGCTCTGGAAGTAGCCAGAGCGAATCCTGATCTGGATGCAGTATTGCTGGATTGGAATATGCCAATTATGGATGGCATGGAATTTTTAACAGCTCTCAGGGCCGATGATCGCGCCAAACAACCAATTGTTGTAATGTGTACAACAGAAAATGATATGCCTCAAATCGTGCAGGCCATGCAGGCAGGCGCAAACGAGTATATTATGAAACCGTTTACGGAAGACATTGTTCGTGACAAGTTGGAAGAAACGGGTGTTCTGTGA
- a CDS encoding methyl-accepting chemotaxis protein yields the protein MDLNVTALRESFELVAPRADQLAERFYEKLFEDYPDLLRYFTHTDFSEQRGKLIQALVLVLKSLETPEALTKVLKNLGKQHGEMGVQDDDYPPVTNTLLSVLAEFAEEAWNEELEECWRQALEAVATIMIEGAKDSSRAKQLQSAVVSGSGGANFEDEESVQETPESSEIQTQLQTELPSRSEEQIKNPKENSDMSIDSVQNTDQSAATEQSQNLEQFYGIVEHSPQATLFLNTEGTVTYLNQKGQELIEGLSTELGVGPQQLVGGTINQLFQKIPELQSAIQGATSGKSITTQLGEQYLELKLTQANSSNGTAAGTIIVWENVTTRKTTEQAAERVQSMMDNIPVNVMLANTDLEITYVNPASVEKLKSLEQFLPVKVENLVGQNIDIFHKDPAYQRGILNDPSNLPSRATIQVGPEKLDLLVSPVTDGEGKYIGPMVTWEVITEKLRLESEMVRVQNMMENIPVNVMLANTDLEITYVNPASVKQLSALQQFLPVKAENLVGQNIDIFHKNPAYQRGILGDPSNLPSRSVIEVGPEKLDLLVSAVTDKDGNYIGPMVTWEVITEKLRLENEMARVQNMMDTIPINVLLANKDFELVYMNPASHKQLKEIEHLLPKPVDQLIGQSIDIFHKNPEMQRRLLADPSNLPHRAKINVGEHTLDLLATAIMDKDGNYVGPMISWSVITDQVKLADDFESEIQGIVGVVTSSATEMEVSSKSLSDMADNTARQSQVVAAASEEATRNVETVSSAAEELSASISEIARHVQEQSHMTSQAVNEAESTNNTIKELGDASSEIGQVVKVITSIAQQTNLLALNATIEAARAGEAGKGFAVVANEVKELARQTARATEEISEKINAIQGSTNVAVTAIGSIGDSIGKINEISTTIASAVEEQTAATNEISRNVAEAARGTAEVTNNISGVSQAATDSGTAANDMLTAAQGLTQESVKLDEAATSFLERMRAI from the coding sequence GTGGATTTAAATGTTACTGCACTCCGAGAATCATTCGAACTGGTGGCACCACGTGCTGATCAGTTAGCAGAACGATTTTATGAAAAGCTGTTCGAAGACTATCCAGATTTACTGCGATACTTCACACATACTGATTTTTCAGAGCAGCGTGGTAAGTTGATACAGGCACTTGTGCTTGTATTGAAATCTCTCGAGACTCCTGAAGCGTTAACCAAGGTTTTGAAAAATCTTGGGAAACAACATGGAGAGATGGGAGTTCAAGATGATGATTATCCACCAGTTACAAATACGCTACTTAGTGTATTGGCCGAGTTTGCTGAAGAGGCATGGAACGAAGAGCTGGAAGAGTGCTGGCGTCAGGCTCTCGAAGCAGTTGCAACAATCATGATTGAAGGTGCCAAAGACTCTAGTCGCGCAAAACAGCTTCAATCGGCGGTTGTATCAGGCTCAGGGGGAGCCAACTTTGAAGATGAGGAGTCTGTTCAAGAAACTCCCGAGTCCTCAGAGATTCAAACCCAACTACAAACCGAACTACCATCAAGGTCTGAAGAGCAGATCAAAAATCCCAAGGAGAATAGTGATATGTCGATTGATTCAGTACAAAATACAGATCAGAGCGCGGCTACTGAACAGTCGCAAAATCTTGAGCAGTTTTATGGGATTGTGGAACACAGTCCCCAGGCCACTCTGTTTTTGAATACGGAAGGGACGGTTACTTACCTGAACCAAAAAGGACAAGAGTTGATTGAGGGGCTCAGTACTGAATTGGGAGTTGGACCTCAACAACTTGTGGGTGGAACCATTAATCAACTGTTTCAGAAAATTCCCGAATTGCAATCTGCAATTCAAGGCGCTACTAGCGGAAAATCGATCACTACCCAATTAGGTGAGCAATACCTTGAGCTTAAACTGACTCAAGCCAATTCTTCAAATGGTACCGCTGCAGGAACAATCATCGTTTGGGAAAATGTGACTACTAGAAAAACGACCGAACAAGCGGCGGAACGCGTTCAGAGCATGATGGATAATATTCCCGTGAATGTCATGCTGGCGAATACAGATTTGGAAATTACCTATGTCAACCCAGCCTCAGTTGAAAAATTAAAGAGCCTTGAACAGTTTTTACCTGTTAAAGTAGAAAATCTTGTTGGTCAAAATATTGATATTTTCCATAAGGATCCTGCCTACCAGAGAGGGATTCTGAATGATCCATCTAATCTTCCTTCGCGGGCAACGATACAAGTAGGTCCCGAAAAACTGGACCTACTGGTCAGTCCCGTAACTGATGGAGAAGGAAAGTACATTGGTCCGATGGTGACCTGGGAAGTGATCACAGAAAAACTGAGACTCGAAAGTGAAATGGTTCGTGTTCAGAACATGATGGAAAATATTCCCGTCAATGTGATGCTGGCGAATACAGATTTGGAAATTACCTACGTCAACCCGGCTTCAGTTAAACAATTGAGTGCTCTGCAGCAGTTCTTACCTGTCAAAGCAGAAAATCTCGTGGGCCAGAATATTGATATATTCCATAAAAACCCTGCCTATCAAAGGGGTATTTTGGGGGATCCGTCCAATCTTCCTTCACGATCTGTGATTGAAGTCGGTCCGGAAAAACTGGATCTGTTGGTCAGTGCTGTAACCGATAAGGATGGGAATTACATTGGTCCGATGGTGACCTGGGAAGTGATCACAGAAAAACTGAGACTCGAAAATGAGATGGCTCGCGTTCAGAATATGATGGATACCATCCCGATCAATGTTCTGTTGGCTAATAAAGACTTTGAACTTGTTTATATGAACCCAGCTTCACATAAACAATTAAAAGAAATCGAGCACTTGTTACCAAAACCAGTAGATCAGTTGATCGGTCAAAGTATTGATATCTTCCATAAAAATCCGGAAATGCAACGACGGCTGTTGGCAGATCCTTCAAATTTACCACATCGAGCGAAGATCAATGTTGGAGAACATACGCTTGATCTATTGGCCACGGCGATCATGGATAAAGACGGTAATTATGTTGGGCCGATGATTTCCTGGTCTGTGATTACTGATCAAGTAAAGTTGGCAGATGATTTTGAATCTGAAATTCAGGGTATCGTGGGAGTGGTGACTTCTTCTGCCACTGAAATGGAAGTCAGTTCTAAGAGTCTGTCCGATATGGCAGACAATACTGCCCGTCAATCGCAGGTTGTGGCTGCTGCAAGTGAAGAAGCAACCCGCAATGTCGAGACTGTTTCTTCCGCTGCAGAAGAATTGAGCGCCTCAATCAGTGAAATTGCTCGTCACGTACAGGAACAGTCACATATGACTTCTCAGGCAGTGAACGAAGCGGAAAGCACGAATAACACAATCAAAGAACTCGGAGATGCAAGCAGCGAAATTGGGCAGGTTGTCAAAGTGATTACATCGATTGCTCAACAGACCAACTTGCTCGCTTTGAATGCAACCATCGAAGCCGCTCGTGCAGGAGAAGCTGGCAAAGGGTTTGCTGTGGTTGCGAATGAAGTCAAAGAACTGGCTCGCCAGACAGCTCGTGCCACAGAAGAGATCAGCGAAAAGATCAACGCAATTCAAGGATCGACAAATGTGGCGGTCACTGCGATTGGTTCGATTGGCGATAGTATTGGAAAGATCAATGAAATCTCAACCACGATTGCGAGTGCGGTTGAAGAACAGACCGCGGCTACCAATGAGATTTCTCGAAATGTGGCGGAAGCCGCGCGTGGTACTGCCGAAGTGACCAACAACATCTCAGGTGTTTCACAGGCTGCAACAGATAGTGGAACTGCGGCCAATGATATGCTGACGGCTGCTCAAGGGCTGACTCAGGAATCCGTGAAGCTCGATGAAGCTGCCACCTCGTTCCTCGAACGAATGAGAGCAATCTAA
- a CDS encoding chemotaxis protein CheW: MSTAEMDTDSSHGMESQLDYSNQYVSFRVDGQLLGVPVNMVQEVLTEQVISPTPLSRAEIKGLLNLRGQIVTAVSLRKRLGLPDLEDGNSMNVVTRMGEESFSLLVDEVGDVINVSGRSMEPVPRTLDPHWRSVTIGVFQLEEGLFVILDVETILNFE; the protein is encoded by the coding sequence ATGAGCACAGCGGAAATGGATACCGATTCAAGTCACGGAATGGAATCACAGCTTGATTATTCAAACCAGTACGTTTCGTTCCGGGTTGATGGCCAGTTACTCGGCGTGCCAGTCAATATGGTGCAAGAAGTACTTACCGAACAAGTCATTTCTCCCACACCTCTCTCTCGGGCTGAGATTAAAGGACTTTTAAATCTTCGTGGACAGATTGTAACAGCAGTCAGTTTGAGAAAACGTTTGGGTCTGCCTGATCTGGAAGATGGCAATTCTATGAATGTTGTCACTCGAATGGGAGAAGAGTCATTCAGTTTATTAGTAGATGAAGTGGGTGATGTGATCAATGTTTCCGGACGTTCGATGGAACCGGTTCCCAGAACACTTGACCCACATTGGCGCTCTGTCACGATTGGCGTCTTTCAGTTGGAAGAAGGCCTGTTTGTGATTCTAGATGTGGAAACAATTTTGAATTTTGAATGA